The following coding sequences are from one Salinicoccus sp. Bachu38 window:
- a CDS encoding aminotransferase class I/II-fold pyridoxal phosphate-dependent enzyme: MANRLLSSIPPSYFKTAMSSDAKQGPLPLINLAVGIPDGETPEPILNAAADALYKEENQRYGLFRGKQSFKDMIIRFYLDQYGIELAEHNIALLYGTKSALVQFPMMFIEPGEGVYLPNPGYPDYAAGVRLARGEVYDLPLLPENDYLPDYDSLPAVELGNARLVYLNYPSNPLGAVADRGFFDRTIEKFKDTKTRIVHDFAYAPFSFGGPHPSILESDPDLECAIEIYSLSKGFNMSGFRVGFAVGNHEMIEAINTYQDHTQTGMWGVLQDASVTALENAAEILPRQEEKFRRRSNRVTGAFTEMGIPINPIRGGIFGWIQVPEGHDGESFKDLLLKDQSILVTPGIPFGSRGRDYIRISLAVSDQVLENIISRFGNIRHLWQ; the protein is encoded by the coding sequence ATGGCAAACAGACTGCTCAGCAGCATACCACCAAGCTACTTCAAAACAGCGATGTCGAGTGATGCGAAACAGGGTCCGTTGCCGCTGATCAATCTGGCAGTCGGCATTCCGGACGGCGAGACTCCGGAGCCGATTCTGAATGCGGCGGCCGACGCACTATATAAGGAAGAGAATCAGCGGTATGGCCTTTTCAGGGGAAAGCAGTCCTTCAAGGATATGATCATCAGATTCTATCTTGACCAGTATGGCATCGAACTCGCGGAGCACAATATTGCGCTCCTCTATGGTACGAAAAGCGCCCTGGTCCAGTTTCCGATGATGTTCATAGAACCCGGGGAGGGCGTCTATCTGCCGAATCCGGGCTATCCGGACTATGCAGCCGGGGTCAGGCTGGCACGTGGGGAAGTGTATGATCTTCCGCTTCTGCCGGAAAATGATTATCTGCCCGATTATGACAGCCTCCCGGCAGTTGAGCTCGGAAATGCCCGGCTGGTCTATCTGAACTACCCGTCCAATCCGCTCGGTGCCGTCGCAGACAGGGGCTTTTTCGACCGCACGATCGAGAAATTCAAAGACACGAAGACCCGCATCGTGCATGACTTCGCCTATGCGCCGTTCTCTTTCGGAGGCCCTCATCCGAGCATACTTGAAAGCGACCCGGACCTGGAGTGTGCAATCGAAATATACTCGCTCTCCAAGGGATTCAACATGTCCGGCTTCCGTGTGGGGTTTGCGGTCGGCAACCATGAGATGATCGAAGCGATCAATACGTATCAGGACCATACCCAGACCGGCATGTGGGGTGTTCTGCAGGATGCATCCGTCACGGCACTGGAGAATGCAGCAGAGATACTGCCGCGCCAGGAGGAGAAGTTCCGGCGGAGGAGTAACCGCGTGACTGGGGCATTTACAGAAATGGGCATCCCGATCAATCCCATCAGAGGCGGGATATTCGGCTGGATCCAGGTGCCGGAAGGCCATGATGGGGAGTCCTTCAAGGACCTTCTCCTGAAGGACCAGTCCATCCTCGTGACTCCCGGCATTCCATTCGGATCGAGGGGACGGGACTACATCAGAATTTCGCTTGCCGTCAGTGACCAGGTGCTGGAAAATATCATTTCACGATTTGGAAACATCCGCCATCTATGGCAGTAA
- the mreC gene encoding rod shape-determining protein MreC, protein MNRLFNRNRMLIILFGIIILIILIGFSITDRSSTTRAEQFTADAAAGSQMIIDAPLNFAGSIFTSIRRSFNAVEENEQLKAQLEMLPQMQADLERLKTENEELREALEVSSKQSYESINARVISRSPDQWLDNFTIDKGEADGIDEGMAVMTTEGLIGTVVRANGGSSYVEMLTTSVSQNNLSVEIMHEGNPIYGNIREYDTERNLLVIENIKNRSGLARGDEVLTSGLVGNYPEGLLIGTVMEVQNDEYGLSQNAYVQMKGNVDDVDVVFIIERNPESMEE, encoded by the coding sequence GTGAACAGGCTTTTCAACCGTAACCGCATGCTGATCATCCTATTCGGCATCATCATACTCATTATACTGATCGGCTTTTCGATCACCGACCGCAGTTCGACAACCAGAGCTGAACAGTTCACTGCCGATGCTGCTGCCGGCTCCCAGATGATCATCGACGCACCGCTGAACTTCGCAGGCAGCATATTCACGAGCATCAGGCGAAGCTTCAATGCGGTTGAGGAAAACGAGCAGCTCAAGGCGCAACTGGAGATGCTTCCCCAGATGCAGGCGGACCTGGAACGCCTTAAAACGGAGAATGAGGAGCTGAGGGAGGCTTTGGAAGTGAGTTCCAAGCAATCCTACGAGAGCATCAACGCCCGGGTGATTTCGCGTTCCCCGGACCAGTGGCTGGATAATTTTACAATCGACAAGGGGGAGGCAGATGGCATCGATGAAGGCATGGCTGTAATGACGACAGAGGGGCTGATCGGCACAGTGGTACGCGCAAACGGCGGCTCCAGCTATGTCGAAATGCTGACGACTTCCGTTTCACAGAACAACCTGTCGGTGGAGATCATGCATGAAGGGAATCCGATCTATGGCAACATACGAGAGTATGATACGGAAAGAAACCTTCTGGTCATTGAAAATATAAAGAACCGCAGCGGACTTGCCCGGGGGGACGAGGTGCTCACGAGCGGACTCGTGGGCAACTACCCTGAAGGGCTCCTGATCGGCACTGTGATGGAGGTCCAAAATGACGAATATGGACTGAGCCAGAATGCCTATGTTCAGATGAAGGGTAATGTCGACGATGTCGATGTCGTCTTCATCATCGAGAGAAATCCGGAGTCCATGGAGGAATAG
- the mreD gene encoding rod shape-determining protein MreD, with translation MRAIIIFLFSFLLMYVDFLFAEFSPMALGGVEVYFVPRALLMFILLVSVYASPQMSVLIGVIFGAMLDLYIGSIYGIHTFGMVAFVLFMHTAFRVFHKDFVAMAFVVLFLTLFYDVYIFFIYRLLDMVDLPAFDYLALRAAPSLLLNALIFILVFIIALKTSRIRKEVLPKH, from the coding sequence ATGAGGGCAATCATAATATTTCTATTTTCATTCCTGCTGATGTATGTGGACTTCCTGTTTGCAGAATTCAGTCCGATGGCGCTCGGCGGGGTCGAGGTGTATTTCGTCCCCCGTGCACTGCTGATGTTCATACTGCTCGTTTCCGTCTATGCCAGTCCCCAAATGAGCGTTCTGATCGGCGTCATCTTCGGTGCCATGCTGGATCTGTACATAGGGTCGATCTACGGCATCCATACTTTTGGAATGGTTGCGTTCGTCCTGTTCATGCACACTGCCTTCAGGGTGTTCCATAAGGACTTTGTCGCCATGGCCTTCGTCGTGCTGTTCCTCACCCTTTTTTATGATGTATATATATTCTTCATCTATAGGCTGCTTGACATGGTGGATCTGCCGGCATTCGACTACCTGGCGCTCAGGGCCGCACCGAGTCTGCTTCTGAATGCACTGATCTTCATTCTGGTTTTTATCATCGCCCTGAAAACTTCCAGAATCAGAAAAGAGGTACTGCCAAAGCATTGA
- the rplU gene encoding 50S ribosomal protein L21: MFAIIETGGKQLKVEEGQTIYVEKIDAEAGATFTFDKVLFVGGDSVKVGVPTVEGATVSAKVEKHGRGKKIDVVKFKRRKNYKRKQGHRQPYTKLTVDKIDA, translated from the coding sequence ATGTTTGCAATTATCGAAACAGGTGGTAAACAGCTCAAGGTCGAAGAAGGCCAGACAATCTACGTCGAGAAAATCGATGCAGAAGCAGGAGCAACCTTCACTTTTGACAAAGTGCTCTTCGTAGGAGGAGATTCCGTCAAAGTCGGTGTACCGACAGTTGAAGGCGCGACTGTATCAGCGAAAGTTGAAAAGCACGGTCGCGGCAAGAAGATCGACGTGGTGAAATTCAAGCGCAGAAAGAACTACAAGCGTAAACAAGGACACCGTCAGCCATATACAAAGCTGACTGTTGATAAGATCGACGCGTAA
- the ruvB gene encoding Holliday junction branch migration DNA helicase RuvB yields MDDRILDEGKQQHEEHLEMSLRPEYLNQYIGQQTLKNNLNVFIEAARIREEALDHVILHGPPGLGKTTLSNIIANELGVNIRTTSGPAIERAGDLAAILSSLEMGDVLFIDEIHRLPRAVEEILYSAMEDFFLDVVIGKGEEARSIRIDLPPFTLVGATTRFGSLSAPLRDRFGVQLRLEYYDIDSLVTIVNRTADIFEVAIDDDSAMELARRSRGTPRIANRLLRRVRDFSIVKKEPSITLETTNHALKVLEVDPSGLDPIDHKIMNTILNTYGGGPVGLETVAVSIGEEVVTLLDVYEPYLIQQGFLERTPRGRKATAKSYDYFNGKSQMDIFRNEE; encoded by the coding sequence ATGGATGATCGCATTTTAGATGAAGGAAAGCAGCAGCATGAAGAACATTTGGAAATGTCGCTCAGGCCGGAATATCTGAACCAGTATATCGGTCAGCAGACATTGAAGAACAATCTGAACGTTTTCATCGAGGCGGCAAGGATCAGGGAAGAGGCGCTGGACCATGTCATCCTGCACGGTCCCCCGGGGCTCGGCAAGACGACACTGTCCAACATCATCGCCAATGAGCTCGGTGTGAACATACGTACGACTTCCGGACCGGCAATCGAACGCGCCGGGGATCTGGCGGCGATTTTGTCGAGCCTTGAAATGGGGGATGTCCTGTTCATCGACGAAATCCACCGGCTTCCCCGTGCAGTGGAGGAGATCCTCTATTCAGCAATGGAGGACTTCTTCCTGGATGTCGTCATCGGCAAGGGCGAGGAGGCCAGAAGCATCCGGATAGACCTGCCCCCATTCACGCTGGTGGGGGCGACGACCCGCTTCGGCAGCCTTTCGGCCCCGCTTCGTGACCGTTTCGGTGTCCAGTTGAGGCTGGAATACTACGATATCGACAGTCTGGTCACCATCGTCAATCGTACAGCGGATATTTTTGAAGTCGCAATCGATGATGACAGTGCGATGGAACTCGCCAGACGTTCCCGGGGCACCCCGCGGATCGCCAACCGGCTGCTCAGGCGTGTCCGGGACTTCTCGATTGTGAAAAAGGAGCCGTCCATCACCCTGGAGACGACGAACCACGCACTGAAGGTGCTGGAGGTCGACCCGAGCGGGCTGGATCCGATCGACCACAAGATCATGAATACGATCCTGAACACCTATGGTGGTGGACCGGTGGGCCTTGAAACCGTGGCCGTGTCGATCGGCGAGGAAGTGGTGACGCTTCTGGATGTGTATGAACCGTACCTGATCCAACAGGGATTCCTGGAACGGACGCCGAGAGGGCGGAAGGCGACAGCCAAAAGCTACGACTACTTTAATGGAAAATCACAGATGGATATATTTAGAAATGAGGAATAG
- the obgE gene encoding GTPase ObgE, whose amino-acid sequence MFIDQVDIYLKAGDGGNGLVAYRREKYVPLGGPSGGDGGNGADIIFEVDEGLRTLMDFRYQRHFKAKRGQNGMNSNAHGKNSEPMVLKVPPGTIVKRKDTGETLADLVHHGARAVVAKGGRGGRGNSRFASSRNPAPDFAENGEPGDELDVIMELKLLADVGLVGFPSVGKSTILSAVSKAKAKTGDYPFTTIKPNLGVVETGDGRSFVMADLPGLIEGASEGTGLGHQFLRHVERTKVIVHVIDISGLEGRDAVEDYRIIRNEMGLYNENLLKRPEIIVLNKVDLVEDEEVFDRFTEAVGDDKEIFRISAATRKNLDTVLYRVADLLEETTEEEEVIEETDHRVVYRHEKDPDAFEIRRDDDGAYVVVGDAIERMFKMTDFNRDAAVRRFARQMRSMGIDDALRERGIQTGDTVRILGGEFEFVE is encoded by the coding sequence ATGTTTATAGATCAGGTAGATATATACTTAAAAGCCGGCGATGGCGGAAATGGCCTTGTCGCATATAGACGTGAGAAGTATGTGCCGCTCGGCGGACCGTCCGGCGGCGACGGGGGCAATGGTGCGGACATCATTTTCGAAGTCGACGAAGGGCTGAGGACACTGATGGATTTTCGTTATCAGCGCCATTTCAAGGCGAAGCGTGGCCAGAATGGGATGAACTCCAATGCCCATGGAAAAAACAGTGAGCCGATGGTGCTGAAAGTGCCGCCGGGCACTATTGTCAAAAGGAAGGATACGGGCGAGACGCTTGCAGATCTCGTCCATCATGGTGCGCGGGCAGTCGTGGCGAAGGGCGGCCGCGGAGGACGCGGAAATTCAAGGTTCGCCTCTTCCAGGAACCCGGCACCGGATTTTGCTGAAAACGGTGAACCGGGCGACGAACTCGATGTAATCATGGAGCTCAAATTGCTGGCTGATGTAGGCCTTGTCGGCTTCCCGAGCGTAGGCAAATCCACGATCCTCAGTGCGGTGTCAAAAGCGAAGGCGAAGACGGGCGATTACCCGTTCACGACGATCAAACCGAACCTTGGTGTCGTTGAAACTGGAGATGGACGTTCATTCGTTATGGCCGACCTGCCGGGACTGATTGAAGGGGCTTCCGAAGGTACGGGGCTCGGCCACCAGTTCCTGCGCCATGTCGAGCGTACGAAGGTCATCGTACATGTGATCGACATCAGTGGTCTTGAGGGCAGGGATGCAGTCGAAGACTACAGGATCATCCGCAATGAGATGGGTCTGTACAACGAAAATCTTCTGAAGCGTCCTGAAATCATCGTGCTGAACAAGGTCGACCTGGTGGAGGATGAAGAGGTCTTCGACCGCTTCACTGAAGCCGTAGGTGACGACAAGGAGATATTCAGGATATCGGCAGCGACGAGAAAGAACCTGGACACTGTGCTCTACAGGGTCGCAGACCTGCTCGAAGAGACAACTGAAGAGGAAGAAGTCATAGAGGAGACGGACCACCGTGTGGTCTACCGTCACGAGAAGGACCCGGATGCATTCGAGATCAGGCGGGATGATGATGGTGCCTATGTGGTTGTCGGCGACGCCATAGAGCGCATGTTCAAGATGACCGACTTCAACCGTGATGCAGCCGTCAGGAGATTTGCCAGGCAGATGCGCTCGATGGGCATCGATGATGCGCTCAGGGAGCGCGGCATCCAGACGGGCGATACTGTAAGGATACTCGGAGGAGAATTCGAATTCGTAGAATGA
- the rpmA gene encoding 50S ribosomal protein L27, translated as MLKLNLQFFASKKGVGSTKNGRDSISKRLGAKRQDGQYVTGGSILFRQRGTKIHPGENVGRGGDDTLFAKIDGVVKYERLGRDKKRVSVYKEAK; from the coding sequence ATGCTTAAACTGAATCTTCAATTCTTTGCATCCAAAAAAGGTGTAGGCTCAACGAAAAACGGTCGTGATTCCATATCCAAACGTCTTGGTGCGAAAAGGCAGGATGGCCAGTACGTTACAGGCGGCTCCATTCTTTTCCGTCAGCGTGGAACTAAAATCCACCCGGGTGAAAACGTAGGTCGCGGTGGCGATGATACACTCTTCGCCAAAATCGACGGCGTTGTAAAATACGAGCGTCTGGGTCGCGATAAGAAACGCGTTTCCGTATACAAGGAAGCAAAATAA
- a CDS encoding methionine ABC transporter ATP-binding protein, whose amino-acid sequence MAIVLEDVSKTYEVKGRRIEALKKLSLTIEDGEIFGLIGFSGAGKSTLLRLINLLEAPSSGKVNVNGTELGSLSGDDLRIRRQKIGMIFQQFNLIESKTVYQNIEFVLKASRYDRKKTRGRIEELLDLVGLGDKVDSYPKNLSGGQKQRVGIARALANHPDVLLCDEATSALDPDTTKTILKLLKRINRELGITIVLITHEMEVIKEIADRVGVMTEGEIVEMDDVYSIFSHPEHDVTKGFVQDIYDFTIPPHIDVNERSEVITIKFLNEHAEANYVNQLYRHFECDISILNGRIEYIHDMPLGFLMLHVKGEPGEIIRLKGFIDESRGIERAGIYAKID is encoded by the coding sequence ATGGCCATTGTGCTTGAAGATGTGTCGAAGACATATGAGGTCAAGGGGAGAAGAATCGAGGCTCTGAAGAAACTCTCCCTGACGATAGAGGACGGGGAGATATTCGGACTGATCGGTTTCAGTGGAGCGGGAAAGAGTACGTTGCTCAGGCTGATTAATCTGTTGGAAGCCCCGAGTTCCGGTAAAGTGAATGTGAACGGAACCGAACTTGGAAGCCTGTCGGGAGATGATCTCAGGATCCGGCGGCAGAAGATCGGCATGATCTTTCAGCAGTTTAATCTGATTGAATCGAAAACGGTCTATCAGAATATAGAGTTCGTGCTGAAGGCAAGCAGGTATGACAGGAAGAAGACGCGGGGACGCATCGAGGAACTTCTTGATCTTGTGGGACTCGGTGACAAGGTGGACAGTTACCCGAAAAATCTGAGCGGCGGCCAGAAGCAGCGTGTCGGCATTGCCCGGGCCCTGGCGAACCATCCGGACGTCCTGCTGTGTGATGAGGCAACCAGTGCACTCGACCCAGATACGACGAAGACGATCCTGAAGCTTCTGAAGCGGATCAACAGGGAACTTGGCATCACAATCGTGCTGATCACCCATGAGATGGAGGTCATAAAGGAGATTGCAGATCGTGTGGGGGTCATGACGGAAGGCGAAATTGTAGAAATGGATGATGTATACAGCATATTCAGCCATCCCGAGCATGATGTGACGAAGGGGTTCGTACAGGATATATATGATTTCACCATCCCGCCCCATATCGACGTGAACGAACGTTCGGAAGTGATCACCATAAAATTCCTCAATGAGCACGCCGAAGCGAACTATGTCAATCAGCTCTACCGCCACTTTGAGTGTGACATCAGCATTCTGAACGGCCGCATCGAATACATACATGATATGCCGCTCGGCTTTCTGATGCTGCACGTAAAAGGCGAACCGGGGGAGATCATCCGGCTGAAGGGCTTCATCGACGAATCCAGAGGAATAGAAAGGGCTGGAATCTATGCAAAGATTGACTGA
- a CDS encoding MetQ/NlpA family ABC transporter substrate-binding protein: MRGILIFLASAMAVIIGSSALLYEGEGEVITIGASTGPYSDMVNFALKPALEEQGYVVEIVEYTDYIQPNNALHNGDLDANLYQNKSFMQDFNNENGTDFINLIQVPTAPMGLYSSEYDSIEEIENGSEVALPLDPVNSSRGFQTLMDAGLVEIAEDANMLAIEEADILQNNKNLEFVYQDSGQLPRSVDQIGLSLVPGNFALASGMDLADALQLENMNENFRNQIVINAEDEDTELARALVQAVESDHFKRTIDNQFQGFDKPEGF, from the coding sequence ATGCGTGGAATATTGATATTTCTTGCTTCGGCAATGGCAGTGATCATCGGATCGAGTGCCTTGCTCTATGAAGGGGAGGGCGAGGTCATCACAATCGGTGCATCAACGGGACCGTACAGTGATATGGTGAATTTCGCCCTGAAGCCGGCACTCGAAGAGCAGGGGTATGTGGTGGAGATCGTCGAATATACGGATTACATCCAGCCGAACAATGCGCTGCATAATGGCGACCTCGATGCCAACCTCTATCAGAACAAATCCTTCATGCAGGATTTCAACAACGAGAATGGCACTGACTTCATCAATCTGATCCAGGTGCCGACGGCACCGATGGGTCTTTATTCCAGCGAATACGACTCTATCGAGGAGATTGAAAATGGCAGCGAAGTCGCTCTGCCGCTCGATCCGGTCAATTCCTCAAGAGGATTCCAGACGCTGATGGACGCAGGACTTGTAGAAATCGCTGAAGATGCCAACATGCTGGCCATCGAAGAAGCGGATATTCTTCAGAACAACAAGAACCTGGAGTTCGTCTACCAGGATTCGGGCCAGCTGCCGAGGAGTGTGGACCAGATCGGACTGTCGCTCGTACCGGGCAACTTTGCCCTGGCAAGCGGTATGGACCTGGCAGACGCATTGCAGCTTGAGAACATGAACGAGAACTTCCGAAACCAGATCGTCATCAATGCAGAAGATGAGGATACGGAACTTGCCCGTGCCCTTGTCCAGGCTGTTGAATCAGATCATTTCAAGCGGACGATAGACAACCAGTTCCAGGGATTCGACAAACCGGAGGGATTCTGA
- the ruvA gene encoding Holliday junction branch migration protein RuvA, with translation MYQYIIGVLKEVEPQYITVESNGIGYLMMVPNPFRFEHNKESEVKIHTELIVREDSHTLYGFNSRDEKILFKSLLQVTGIGPKSAMAILAASTPDEIVGAIEAEDEKYMQKFPGVGKKTASQIILDLKGKLGHVEASPEAPAVDDNDHFISEALLALEALGYSKRELKRIEKNLGSESFSSVDEAVKRGLKYLVQ, from the coding sequence ATGTATCAGTATATTATTGGTGTTTTGAAGGAAGTGGAACCGCAGTATATCACTGTGGAGTCGAATGGGATCGGATACCTGATGATGGTGCCCAATCCTTTTCGCTTTGAGCATAATAAAGAGAGCGAAGTGAAGATCCACACGGAACTGATTGTGAGAGAGGACAGCCATACACTCTATGGCTTCAACTCGAGGGATGAAAAGATCCTCTTCAAGTCGCTGCTGCAGGTCACAGGCATCGGGCCGAAGAGTGCGATGGCCATCCTTGCAGCCTCCACTCCGGATGAAATCGTCGGAGCGATCGAGGCGGAAGACGAAAAGTATATGCAGAAGTTTCCGGGCGTGGGCAAGAAGACGGCCAGCCAGATCATCCTTGATCTCAAAGGCAAGCTTGGACATGTGGAGGCTTCTCCTGAGGCACCTGCTGTGGATGACAATGACCACTTCATCAGCGAAGCCCTGTTGGCACTGGAGGCGCTTGGCTACAGCAAGCGTGAGCTCAAGCGCATTGAGAAGAACCTGGGCAGTGAATCTTTCAGTTCAGTGGACGAAGCAGTAAAAAGAGGGCTTAAATACCTAGTTCAGTAA
- the queA gene encoding tRNA preQ1(34) S-adenosylmethionine ribosyltransferase-isomerase QueA: MKLDEFDFELPESLIAQTPLKDRAQSRLLGLNKATGTVSDAKFEDITEYLNPGDALVLNDTKVLPARLFGVKSDTGAKIEMLLLKPIEDGYEVLIRPAKRVKEGTEIDFGDGLLKAVCTGTFDEGIRHVSLHHEGLLENVLDELGEMPLPPYIKETLQDKDRYQTVYAKHTGSAAAPTAGLHFTEALLERIREQGVHITYITLHVGLGTFRPVSEENIEDHRMHSEFYIMNRETASILNEVRENGGKVVSVGTTSTRTLETIMRDHGRFEEASGFTDIFIYPGFQYRAIDALITNFHLPKSSLMMLVSAFSDKETIMKAYQHAIDEKYRFFSFGDAMIIYEDED, encoded by the coding sequence TTGAAACTCGACGAATTTGATTTTGAGCTTCCTGAATCGCTCATCGCCCAGACCCCTCTGAAAGACCGGGCGCAGAGCAGGCTGCTCGGCCTGAACAAGGCGACCGGCACCGTATCGGATGCGAAATTCGAGGATATTACGGAATATCTCAATCCGGGTGACGCACTGGTGCTCAACGATACGAAAGTGCTGCCGGCGAGACTTTTTGGTGTAAAGAGTGATACGGGCGCAAAAATAGAAATGCTGCTGCTCAAACCGATCGAAGATGGGTATGAAGTGCTTATACGTCCGGCCAAGCGTGTCAAAGAGGGGACGGAAATCGACTTCGGTGATGGGCTGCTGAAAGCGGTATGCACAGGCACATTCGATGAGGGCATCAGGCATGTCAGCCTCCATCACGAGGGGCTGCTTGAGAATGTACTGGATGAACTCGGGGAGATGCCGCTCCCGCCATACATCAAGGAAACACTTCAGGACAAGGACAGGTACCAGACGGTGTATGCCAAACATACGGGTTCTGCTGCCGCGCCGACGGCCGGCCTTCATTTCACGGAAGCGCTGCTCGAGCGTATCAGGGAGCAGGGTGTACATATCACCTATATCACCCTGCATGTGGGCCTCGGCACCTTCAGGCCGGTCAGTGAGGAGAACATCGAGGATCACAGGATGCACTCCGAATTCTATATCATGAACCGTGAGACGGCTTCCATACTTAACGAAGTCAGGGAAAATGGAGGGAAGGTGGTCAGCGTCGGTACGACGAGTACACGGACGCTCGAGACGATCATGCGCGACCACGGCAGATTTGAAGAAGCGAGCGGGTTTACGGATATATTCATCTACCCGGGCTTCCAATACAGGGCGATCGATGCGCTGATTACGAATTTCCACCTGCCAAAATCCTCCCTGATGATGCTGGTGAGTGCCTTCAGTGATAAAGAGACAATCATGAAGGCCTATCAGCACGCGATCGATGAAAAATACCGGTTCTTCAGTTTTGGAGATGCA
- a CDS encoding ribosomal-processing cysteine protease Prp, producing the protein MINVEFNINDDGQVTSFKMEGHAQFDEHGKDIVCAGASAVVFGSVNAILNMTEANPSVNMEEETGYFEFKVEEPDDAKLQLLLESMIISLKTIEEEYGEHIRLLFK; encoded by the coding sequence ATGATCAATGTAGAATTCAACATAAACGATGACGGACAGGTTACATCCTTCAAAATGGAAGGGCACGCCCAGTTCGATGAACACGGCAAGGACATTGTCTGCGCCGGCGCTTCAGCAGTCGTTTTCGGTTCTGTAAATGCAATCCTCAATATGACGGAAGCCAATCCTTCTGTTAATATGGAGGAAGAGACCGGCTATTTCGAATTCAAAGTCGAAGAGCCGGACGATGCAAAACTGCAGTTACTGCTTGAAAGCATGATCATTTCTTTAAAAACGATAGAAGAAGAATACGGTGAACATATCAGATTATTATTCAAGTGA
- a CDS encoding methionine ABC transporter permease, with product MQRLTEIAPLLYRALLETTLMVSISIFFAVLLGLPLGILLYITANPLLFRIKPLNQFLGAVTNVIRSFPFIILIVAIMPIATWLTNSSHGPVFASVALSLAAIPLFARLVETSFNGVNTGVIEASIAGGASLWLIVTDVLIPESKRGITQAITLTIISIVAFSATAGVVGGGGIGDLAIRYGYYRYDTVTMVATVVVLIIIVQLIQLIGDYLSQRQEGN from the coding sequence ATGCAAAGATTGACTGAGATTGCACCGCTCCTCTACCGTGCACTGCTTGAGACGACACTGATGGTGTCCATTTCCATTTTCTTTGCGGTGCTGCTCGGGCTCCCGCTCGGCATACTGCTCTATATCACGGCGAACCCGCTGCTGTTCCGGATAAAGCCTTTGAACCAGTTTCTGGGTGCAGTCACCAACGTGATCCGCTCGTTCCCGTTCATCATACTGATCGTCGCCATCATGCCGATTGCAACGTGGCTGACGAACAGTTCACATGGCCCGGTATTTGCAAGCGTGGCATTGTCACTCGCTGCGATTCCGCTGTTCGCAAGGCTCGTCGAAACGAGCTTCAACGGCGTCAATACGGGCGTCATCGAAGCGAGCATCGCCGGAGGTGCCTCCCTATGGCTGATCGTCACGGACGTCCTGATACCGGAATCGAAACGCGGCATCACCCAGGCGATTACGCTGACGATCATCTCCATCGTCGCCTTCAGTGCAACGGCAGGCGTCGTCGGCGGGGGCGGCATCGGCGACCTTGCCATCAGATACGGCTACTACCGATATGATACGGTGACGATGGTGGCGACGGTCGTCGTACTGATCATCATCGTCCAGCTGATCCAGCTCATCGGAGACTACTTGAGCCAAAGACAGGAGGGGAACTGA